Genomic window (Deinococcus malanensis):
CGCCATGAGGTCTGGGAAGCCCTGCACGACCCTGCCCGGCGCCCGGCCCTGCCCCTGCCGGACGGGTCCGGTATCCTGTGAAGCAACGGTCTGGAGCCGGAGGGCACAGACGGACATTGACAGGGGGACCTTCCAGGATGGAACGCATTGCACTGTTTATTGACGGCGCCAACGTATACGCGGCGGCCAAGCGGTTGGGGTGGAACTTTGACCACCGCAAGATTCTGGAGTACTTCGCGGTCCAGGGCCGCCTGTACAACGCCTTTTACTACACGGCCATTCCCATGCCGATTGATGACAAGCAGAAGCGGTTTACCGACGCCCTGACCTATATGGGCTACACCGTGCGCACCCGCCCCCTGCGGGAAAGCACCGACGAGCACGGGGACACTTCGCGCCGTGCCAACCTGGACGTCGAGATCGTGACCGACCTGCTGACCACCGCCGAGCGCTACGACACCGCCGTTCTGCTGACCGGTGACGGTGATTTTGAGCGTCCCGTGGAGGTGCTGCGTGCCCGCGGCAAGCGCGTGGTGGTGGCCAGTATTGCCGAGATGACCAGTTACGAACTGCGCAACGCTGCCGACGAGTACGTGGACTTCAAGGATATCCGGGAGCATGTCGAGCGTCCTGGCTACCGCCTGCCCAGCGAGCAGCGTGGCCATGACCGCATGGCGGACAGCCGGCCTTTTTACGTGACAGCTCCCCTGAGTGACACGGATGAGCGCTAAGTCGGTGGTGCCAGCCCCGACTTCCTTGCCCATCGCGCTGGATGCCATGGGCGGGGACCATGGCGCCGAGCCCAATGTGGACGGCGCCGTGCAGGCCGCCCGCGCCGGCGTCAGTGTGCTGCTCGTCGGAAACCGCGTGACGCTGCACGCGGAACTGGGCAAGCACCCCGGCAGCAGCAGCCTGCCGATTGACGTGGTCGACGCCAGTGACGTGATCGGCATGGATGAGCACGCCAGCGATGTGCGTGGCCGTACGGGAGCGAGCATCAACATCTGCACCCGGCTGGTCAAGGAAGGCAAGGCGGCGGCCGCTGTCAGCATGGGCCACAGCGGCGCGACCATGGCCAGCGCCCTGCTGACCCTGGGGCGGATCCGGGGAGTCGACCGCCCGGCGATCCTGACCCATCTGCCCGCGCGAGGCGGCTTTACCACCCTGCTGGACGTGGGGGCCAACGCCGACGTGAAGGCCGCGTATCTGGCGCAGTGGGCACGGCTGGCCACGGTGTACCTGAAAGTCCTCGAGGACCGCGAGGACCCTACCGTGGGCCTGCTCAGTATTGGCGAGGAAGACCACAAGGGCAGCGCCCTGGTGCTGGAGGCCCACGCGCTGCTGCGCGCGCTGCACGGCCAGGGTGTGAACTTCCACGGCAACGTGGAGGGCAACGACATCTTCAAGGCCACCACCGATATCGTCGTGACGGACGGCTTCACTGGCAATGTGGTCCTGAAGCTGGCTGAAGGCGAGGCCAAGGTGCTGCTGGGCTGGGTCAAGGAGGCCCTGACCAGCAGCCTGCGAAGCAAGCTGGGTGCGCTGCTGGTGCGCAGCTCCCTGCGGGGCCTCGCTGGCCGCCTGGACCCCAGCACCTACGGGGCCAGCATTCTGATCGGCGTGCGTGGGCTGACCTTTATCGGCCATGGCAGCGCCGATGGGCGCGCCGTTAAAAATGCCGTGCTTCGTGCCGCCCGTGCCCATGAGTCGAACCTGATTCCGCGCCTGGAAGCGGCGTTCGGGTCTGATCAGGCATAGGCAGAGGCCCCGCCCCACGTCAGGTTGCTGGCCCCGGTGGACAGTCCCTTATCGTCTCTTCTCGCGTGATCCTGACGGGTTGCGCGCCTTGCCCCGGAGGCCCCGAGGATGCTTGAAACGCTGACTTTCCAACTGCAAAAACCTCAGGTCTGGCTGGGTCTGGCCCTGACCCTGATGGTCGCTTACGCCCTGTACCGCTTTGGCCGCGTCCTGCTGCGGCATCTGGAACCCTACATGAGCCACCGTCTGCTGGCGGGGCTCAGGTGGCTCTGGCTCCTGCTGATCAGCCTGGGCTGGCTGGCCAACGCCACCAATGTCGTGTATCTGCCGGACGTGCCGGTCCTGTTCGAATTGGGGCAGGACATCCGCTCCTGGTTCCGCCACAGCGCCGGGCAGACCCTGGTGATTCTGGCGCTGGCGCTGATTGCCTGGAATCTGGTGGGTGCGCTGAGTGGACGCATCGTTCAGGACAGCAATGATGAGTTCAATCGCCGGACGGTCCGGGTGCAGACCCTCAAGGGTGTGGTGGACAGCACCCTGAAGGTGGTAATCGTGATTGTCGGTCTGATCGCGGGATTGCAGTCACTGGGCGTGAATGCCACCAGCCTGCTGGCCGGGGTCTCGGTGCTGGGTATCGCGGTGGGCTTTGGCGCGCAGAGTCTGGTCAAGGACGTGTTTACGGGCTTTTTCATCCTGCTTGAGGACCAGTACGGGGTGGGTGACGTCATCACCGTGAACACCGGACTGCTCAGCGGCAACGTGGAGAAGCTGAACCTGCGCATGACGGCCCTGCGCGGCCTGGACGGCACGGTTCACATCATTCCCAACGGGCAGATCGCCACCGTCAGCGTAAGCAGCAAGGACTGGTCGCGGGTGGTGGCCACGGTAGACGTGACCGCCAGTGCC
Coding sequences:
- a CDS encoding LabA-like NYN domain-containing protein, producing MERIALFIDGANVYAAAKRLGWNFDHRKILEYFAVQGRLYNAFYYTAIPMPIDDKQKRFTDALTYMGYTVRTRPLRESTDEHGDTSRRANLDVEIVTDLLTTAERYDTAVLLTGDGDFERPVEVLRARGKRVVVASIAEMTSYELRNAADEYVDFKDIREHVERPGYRLPSEQRGHDRMADSRPFYVTAPLSDTDER
- the plsX gene encoding phosphate acyltransferase PlsX, which codes for MSAKSVVPAPTSLPIALDAMGGDHGAEPNVDGAVQAARAGVSVLLVGNRVTLHAELGKHPGSSSLPIDVVDASDVIGMDEHASDVRGRTGASINICTRLVKEGKAAAAVSMGHSGATMASALLTLGRIRGVDRPAILTHLPARGGFTTLLDVGANADVKAAYLAQWARLATVYLKVLEDREDPTVGLLSIGEEDHKGSALVLEAHALLRALHGQGVNFHGNVEGNDIFKATTDIVVTDGFTGNVVLKLAEGEAKVLLGWVKEALTSSLRSKLGALLVRSSLRGLAGRLDPSTYGASILIGVRGLTFIGHGSADGRAVKNAVLRAARAHESNLIPRLEAAFGSDQA
- a CDS encoding mechanosensitive ion channel family protein, which produces MLETLTFQLQKPQVWLGLALTLMVAYALYRFGRVLLRHLEPYMSHRLLAGLRWLWLLLISLGWLANATNVVYLPDVPVLFELGQDIRSWFRHSAGQTLVILALALIAWNLVGALSGRIVQDSNDEFNRRTVRVQTLKGVVDSTLKVVIVIVGLIAGLQSLGVNATSLLAGVSVLGIAVGFGAQSLVKDVFTGFFILLEDQYGVGDVITVNTGLLSGNVEKLNLRMTALRGLDGTVHIIPNGQIATVSVSSKDWSRVVATVDVTASANINDALRVLEAVSRELAADEEWKGYFLEDPDIQGVTQLAPDGVTLRALFKVQPKSQYAVGREFNRRIKIAMDQAGIEIPSSQRNLNFGALPVEIRLDHDGQPGGTRTVAPGLTSSAPTPLTEHERTQAPVKPSLTRDPETDKA